A single Anopheles maculipalpis chromosome 3RL, idAnoMacuDA_375_x, whole genome shotgun sequence DNA region contains:
- the LOC126564049 gene encoding protein bicaudal C yields MMASCSTFNKHIFLNGGPPSETTSEISSVESDWGDLRLIAAQLGVANPDDLHVERFKVDRQKLEDMIKVETYSEGMNSAEEFFTNIMKETTTYVSWPCRLKIGAKTKKDPHIRIVGKMPDVLRAKDKVMSRLDSRGSRVIMKMDVSYTDHSFIIGRGGNNIKRIMEETTTHIHFPDSNRSNPTEKSNQVSMCGSIEGVERARSLVRNSTPLLISFELPILAPGKTPPDNDTPYVKEVEAEFSVQVIFSTRPKLHSSLVLVKGSEKEERMVKEATRRLMDLMCENMASQIPVQMQLEISTQHHPIVLGRASCNLREIMNRTGTQIMFPDANDVNIKPIKRSQVTITGSINGVYLARQQLIGSLPIALIFDYPENTVDSDDITKLMLTHDVFISVRQKSRQSTLCIVIKGIEKFIANIYEARHQLLKCSGPRVVAEVPRTYFGPNEHPQQTNQNISALLAGPIAPPFSPLSPINALSFVGWPSPTSAASPAALPTADYAFGHMRGQFQNFHLHGSPKLPTPHHQQLLPLSLPPGLDRTIAGSSSASKLTHLASPHLLSVPPGAGGGGGGGSFLQNQLSHHHHHHQHSGHSHHQRNQQSVHSNGNCSTSTSLTISQNNSHNDIHSSGYQSLNCSSNSLDQQYQNNSSTGGSVVSQVSSNSLLNSSPDHQSPGVSGTSGMNRCRLSICTPESPHYQSDLEQRTPLAFEQKGSLNDKFLFNLDPRVVAGYKAMHISPQQGEVRTPTLSWQGLGLSQSSPAPVEACDLSWANTSSSSGSGGNGAANISTSSSSSGATDSRHNLTTTMIEVTPRHQREQMAQYNDVTTILTGLGLEHYIKNFINGEIDMTVFQTLTDQDLLNLDIKPLGARRRILMAIHDLSARPGSGLFGSSALSPSGLPSALSRFSGSAAPGAERRSSSGQ; encoded by the exons ATGATGGCATCCTGTTCGACCTTCAATAAGCACATCTTTCTGAATGGTGGACCACCGAGCGAGACGACGAGCGAGATTTCGTCGGTGGAGAGTGATTGGGGCGATCTGCGACTGATAGCGGCGCAGCTGGGCGTTGCCAATCCGGACGATCTGCACGTTGAACGTTTCAAGGTGGACCGGCAGAAGCTGGAGGATATGATAAAGG TGGAAACATATTCAGAGGGAATGAATAGTGCAGAGGAGTTCTTCACGAAT ATCATGAAGGAGACCACCACCTACGTCAGCTGGCCATGCCGGTTGAAGATTGGCGCGAAGACGAAAAAGGATCCTCACATTCGGATCGTTGGCAAAATGCCGGACGTTCTCCGAGCAAAGGATAAAGTGATGTCCCGGCTTGACTCCAGG GGTAGCCGCGTAATTATGAAGATGGACGTATCGTACACGGACCATTCCTTCATCATTGGGCGCGGTGGCAATAACATCAAACGCATCATGGAAGAAACGACGACCCACATCCACTTCCCGGACTCGAACCGTTCGAATCCGACCGAGAAGAGCAATCAGGTGTCGATGTGTGGCAGCATCGAAGGTGTCGAACGGGCGAGATCGTTAGTTCGCAACTCGACACCGCTGTTGATTTCCTTCGAGCTGCCTATTCTGGCGCCGGGAAAAACTCCGCCGGATAATGATACGCCATACGTGAAGGAGGTTGAGGCAGAGTTTAGTGTGCAGGTGATTTTTTCGACCAGGCCGAAGTTGCACTCGTCGCTGGTGCTGGTAAAGGGTTCAGAGAAGGAGGAACGCATGGTGAAAGAAGCTACACGGCGGCTGATGGACTTGATGTGTGAGAATATGGCG aGCCAAATACCCGTGCAGATGCAGTTAGAAATCTCGACCCAACATCATCCGATCGTACTTGGACGGGCATCGTGCAATTTGCGAGAAATTATGAACCGCACTGGTACACAG ATAATGTTCCCGGATGCAAACGATGTGAACATCAAGCCAATCAAGCGCTCCCAGGTGACCATAACCGGTTCCATCAACGGTGTCTATCTCGCAAGGCAGCAATTAATA GGAAGTCTACCGATCGCACTCATCTTCGACTATCCGGAAAACACGGTCGATTCGGACGATATTACCAAGCTCATGCTAACGCACGACGTGTTCATCTCCGTGCGCCAAAAATCGCGCCAAAGTACGCTTTGTATCGTGATCAAGGGTATTGAGAAGTTCATCGCCAACATTTACGAAGCACGTCATCAGCTGCTGAAGTGTTCGGGACCACGTGTTGTTGCTGAAGTACCGCGCACGTACTTCGGACCGAACGAACATCCGCAGCAAACGAACCAGAACATATCGGCACTGCTGGCAGGTCCGATTGCTCCACCGTTTTCGCCACTGTCTCCGATTAATGCGCTCTCTTTCGTTGGATGGCCTTCACCGACGTCAGCTGCCTCGCCTGCTGCTTTACCCACGGCGGACTACGCATTCGGCCATATGAGAGGACAGTTCCAGAATTTCCATTTACACGGGTCGCCAAAGCTACCGACGcctcatcatcaacaactaCTTCCATTGTCACTTCCGCCCGGCCTGGATCGTACAATCGCCGGAAGCTCTTCTGCTAGTAAGCTCACCCACCTCGCTAGCCCACACCTGTTATCGGTTCCTCCGGGAGcaggtggtggcggtggtggtggatcttTCTTGCAGAACCAACTgtcacatcatcatcaccatcatcagcattcGGGACATTCGCACCATCAACGCAACCAGCAGTCGGTACATTCGAACGGGAACTGTTCTACGTCTACCAGTCTAACGATTAGTCAGAACAATAGCCACAACGACATCCATTCGAGTGGATATCAGAGTTTGAACTGTTCCAGTAACTCACTGGATCAGCAATACCAGAACAATTCGTCCACGGGTGGATCGGTAGTGTCACAAGTGTCCTCAAATTCGCTTCTTAACAGCTCGCCAGATCATCAGAGCCCGGGCGTTTCGGGAACGAGTGGTATGAACCGTTGCCGTCTTTCCATTTGCACGCCCGAAAGTCCTCACTATCAGTCAGATTTGGAGCAACGAACGCCGCTAGCGTTTGAACAGAAG GGCTCCCTAAACGACAAATTCCTGTTCAATCTTGACCCGCGAGTTGTGGCCGGTTACAAGGCAATGCACATATCACCGCAGCAGGGCGAAGTTCGCACACCGACACTGTCCTGGCAGGGCCTAGGACTAAGTCAGTCGTCTCCAGCCCCAGTCGAGGCATGCGATCTTAGCTGGGCTAACACGAGCAGCTCCAGCGGTAGTGGCGGCAACGGGGCAGCCAACATCAGTACGAGCAGCTCGAGCAGTGGTGCTACCGATTCGCGCCACAATCTGACGACCACCATGATCGAGGTGACGCCACGACATCAGCGCGAACAGATGGCCCAATACAACGATGTCACGACCATACTGACCGGTCTCGGATTGGAGCATTACATAAAGAACTTTATCAACGGTGAAATCGATATGACCGTCTTCCAGACGCTTACCGATCAGGATCTGCTTAATTTGGACATTAAACCGCTCGGTGCAAGGCGCCGCATACTGATGGCGATACATGATTTGAGTGCACGGCCGGGCAGTGGACTGTTTGGATCATCGGCATTGTCACCGTCGGGACTACCGTCGGCACTGTCCCGGTTCTCCGGATCGGCAGCGCCCGGTGCAGAGCGACGTAGTTCCAGTGGACAGTAG